The Agromyces mariniharenae genome includes a window with the following:
- a CDS encoding LLM class flavin-dependent oxidoreductase: MTDYGHDLRFGTFITPSAQGARRAVELAEASDRAGLDLVTFQDHPYQASFLDTSTLLAYVAARTERVHLSANVASLPLRPPAVLARAAASLDVLSGGRFELGIGAGAFWDGIAAMGGRRLTPGQGVDALREGIAIIRDLWDVDAPGRVSHHGRYYDVAGAKRGPRPAHDIGVRVGAYKPRMLALTGEVGDGWLPSLEYLDRGVASLDPSNTRIDDAALAAGRSPRDVRRLLNFMRVELSPVSRGLLSGPPEQWVDDLAALALDHGMSAFLVAGDDPVVAERLGAEIAPAVRELVARERGARESGAGESGASTTAA, encoded by the coding sequence ATGACCGACTACGGACACGACCTGCGGTTCGGCACCTTCATCACCCCCTCGGCGCAGGGCGCCCGGCGCGCCGTGGAGCTCGCCGAGGCATCCGATCGCGCCGGGCTCGACCTCGTGACGTTCCAGGACCACCCGTACCAGGCGTCGTTCCTCGACACGTCGACGCTGCTCGCGTACGTGGCGGCGCGCACCGAGCGGGTGCACCTGAGCGCGAACGTCGCGAGCCTGCCGCTGCGGCCGCCGGCGGTGCTCGCCCGCGCCGCGGCATCCCTCGACGTGCTGAGCGGCGGCCGGTTCGAGCTCGGCATCGGCGCCGGCGCGTTCTGGGACGGCATCGCCGCGATGGGCGGCCGTCGGCTCACGCCGGGCCAGGGCGTCGACGCGCTGCGCGAGGGCATCGCGATCATCCGCGACCTGTGGGACGTGGATGCCCCGGGCCGGGTGTCGCACCACGGGCGGTACTACGACGTGGCCGGGGCGAAGCGCGGGCCGCGACCCGCGCACGACATCGGGGTCAGGGTCGGCGCGTACAAGCCGCGGATGCTCGCGCTCACCGGCGAGGTCGGCGACGGCTGGCTGCCGTCGCTCGAGTACCTCGACCGCGGCGTGGCGTCGCTCGACCCGTCGAACACGCGCATCGACGACGCCGCGCTCGCCGCCGGCCGCTCGCCGCGCGACGTGCGTCGACTGCTCAACTTCATGCGCGTCGAGCTCTCGCCGGTGTCGCGCGGGCTCCTCTCGGGGCCGCCCGAGCAGTGGGTCGACGACCTCGCCGCGCTGGCGCTCGACCACGGCATGAGCGCGTTCCTCGTCGCGGGCGACGATCCCGTGGTGGCGGAGCGGCTCGGCGCCGAGATCGCGCCCGCGGTCCGCGAGCTCGTGGCGCGCGAGCGCGGGGCGCGCGAGTCGGGCGCGGGCGAGTCGGGCGCGAGCACGACGGCGGCCTGA
- a CDS encoding SRPBCC family protein has translation MKVIEASTQIARTPREVFDYVSDAARLPEWQPTVEEAGAEPPGIRQVGMIGYEVRRVPGGPRRIRWRVTECEPGARWAVEGIDGPVRAHVSISLAPSGDAATQVGYRIRFEGHGIGRLIRVMAARGARTDAPASLERLRQRLEGAAAPAGHPAGN, from the coding sequence ATGAAGGTCATCGAGGCCAGCACGCAGATCGCACGCACGCCCCGTGAGGTCTTCGATTACGTCAGTGATGCCGCTCGGCTCCCCGAGTGGCAGCCGACGGTCGAGGAGGCGGGCGCCGAACCGCCCGGCATCCGGCAGGTCGGCATGATCGGCTACGAGGTCCGACGCGTGCCCGGCGGCCCGCGGCGCATCCGGTGGCGGGTCACGGAATGCGAACCCGGCGCGCGGTGGGCGGTCGAGGGCATCGACGGTCCGGTGCGCGCGCACGTGTCGATCTCGCTGGCCCCCAGCGGCGACGCCGCGACGCAGGTCGGCTACCGGATCCGGTTCGAGGGCCACGGCATCGGCCGGCTCATCCGGGTGATGGCCGCTCGGGGGGCCCGCACGGATGCCCCGGCGAGCCTCGAACGGCTCCGGCAGCGACTCGAGGGCGCAGCCGCGCCCGCGGGGCATCCGGCCGGGAACTGA
- a CDS encoding sensor histidine kinase — MLRRWGWFAALAPLGAASLLYVVVARGFLAGAAADPSLGWPLLGILPLFAFSMWLLTVSTARSALFLAWAATAMAIGSAFETFRLTNPDVIGEPWYPFFNLVELTASTVASAAFVSTFATFPTGIPERRWQRISVGLFWVPVVVVPLSLLVVPHVLTVQVHAEQGEGIPNPFALPALAWASPIVSWIVYSWPAVFLALAVLISRAFFGDPEVQARTRLMAWLTFAIFVSYSLTLFLPDNVLLNAVVLVILTAVPLVAIHGILRYGAFDVAAADRARSVTRSSNVLITVLYGIAAVAPAVLLVDRMTPLGIAFLTAIVAVALLPVRGWLQRWIHRVVFGDRDRQLAMLSELGAELERSADPGDLLTHLATAVADGLGATWVRIRLATSDAALADSPAGVAGDVVGDAVEGADLVHAEEFLGRIDVGPRHRGEYSEAERTLLRTVAGQAAASVANVRLTARLAQQLAELTASRERLVAAQDDERRRLERDLHDGIQQDIVAQIAGLRLARNRLERGQLSAAELTELQDLARQTLTDLRELAHGIHPPVLSDNGLVAAIESGAARYPIPLMVHADARVRAERYPVEVETTAYYVVREALANTAKHAHATRASVALARSNGHLRVSISDDGCGVGPNASSTASATSGGLANIRDRVAALRGTVRISAAEPSGTGTTVDVDLPVGAEGAR, encoded by the coding sequence GTGCTCCGCAGGTGGGGATGGTTCGCAGCACTGGCGCCGCTGGGAGCGGCGTCCCTGCTGTACGTCGTGGTGGCGCGCGGATTCCTCGCCGGAGCGGCGGCGGATCCCAGCCTCGGCTGGCCCCTGCTCGGCATCCTGCCCCTGTTCGCGTTCAGCATGTGGCTGCTCACGGTGTCGACGGCACGCTCGGCCCTGTTCCTCGCGTGGGCGGCGACGGCGATGGCGATCGGCTCGGCCTTCGAGACGTTCAGGTTGACCAACCCCGACGTGATCGGGGAGCCGTGGTACCCGTTCTTCAACCTCGTCGAGCTGACCGCCTCGACGGTCGCGTCCGCCGCCTTCGTGAGCACGTTCGCGACGTTCCCGACGGGGATCCCCGAGCGGCGCTGGCAGCGGATCTCGGTCGGCCTGTTCTGGGTCCCGGTCGTCGTCGTCCCGCTCTCGCTGCTCGTCGTGCCGCACGTCCTCACGGTGCAGGTGCACGCCGAGCAGGGCGAGGGCATCCCGAACCCGTTCGCCCTGCCGGCCCTCGCCTGGGCCAGCCCGATCGTGTCGTGGATCGTCTACTCGTGGCCGGCGGTGTTCCTCGCCCTCGCGGTGCTGATCTCGCGGGCGTTCTTCGGGGATCCCGAGGTGCAGGCCCGCACCCGCCTGATGGCCTGGCTGACCTTCGCGATCTTCGTGAGCTACTCGCTCACGCTGTTCCTGCCCGACAACGTGCTGCTCAACGCCGTGGTGCTCGTGATCCTCACGGCGGTCCCGCTCGTGGCGATCCACGGCATCCTCCGCTACGGCGCGTTCGACGTCGCCGCGGCGGACCGTGCGCGCTCGGTCACGCGGTCCTCGAACGTGCTCATCACCGTGCTCTACGGCATCGCCGCCGTCGCGCCCGCCGTGCTGCTCGTCGATCGGATGACCCCGCTCGGCATCGCCTTCCTCACGGCGATCGTCGCGGTCGCCCTGCTTCCCGTGCGGGGATGGCTCCAGCGGTGGATCCATCGGGTCGTGTTCGGCGACCGCGACCGCCAGCTCGCGATGCTCAGCGAGCTCGGCGCGGAGCTGGAGCGCTCCGCCGACCCCGGCGACCTCCTGACGCACCTCGCGACCGCGGTCGCCGACGGACTGGGCGCGACCTGGGTGCGCATCCGCCTTGCGACCTCGGATGCCGCGCTCGCCGACTCGCCCGCGGGGGTCGCCGGCGACGTGGTGGGCGATGCGGTCGAGGGAGCCGACCTCGTGCATGCGGAGGAGTTCCTCGGCCGTATCGACGTCGGCCCGCGCCACCGCGGGGAGTACAGCGAGGCCGAGCGGACGCTGCTGCGCACGGTCGCCGGCCAGGCCGCGGCATCCGTCGCCAACGTGCGCCTCACGGCACGGCTCGCCCAGCAGCTCGCCGAGCTCACCGCCTCGCGGGAGCGCCTCGTGGCCGCGCAGGACGACGAGCGCCGGCGCCTCGAACGCGACCTGCACGACGGCATCCAGCAGGACATCGTGGCGCAGATCGCCGGACTCCGACTGGCACGGAACCGGCTCGAGCGCGGCCAGCTCTCAGCGGCCGAACTGACGGAGCTGCAGGATCTGGCGCGCCAGACCCTGACCGACCTGCGCGAGCTCGCGCACGGCATCCACCCGCCGGTGCTCAGCGACAACGGGCTGGTGGCCGCGATCGAGTCGGGCGCCGCGCGGTACCCGATCCCGCTCATGGTGCATGCAGACGCGCGGGTGCGTGCCGAACGGTATCCGGTCGAGGTCGAGACGACCGCCTACTACGTGGTGCGGGAGGCGCTCGCGAACACGGCGAAGCATGCGCACGCGACCCGCGCGTCGGTCGCCCTCGCACGGTCGAACGGGCACCTGCGCGTCTCCATCAGCGATGACGGGTGCGGCGTCGGCCCGAACGCGTCGTCGACGGCGTCGGCGACGAGCGGCGGACTCGCGAACATCCGCGACCGCGTCGCCGCCCTCCGGGGCACGGTCCGCATCTCGGCCGCCGAGCCCTCTGGCACGGGCACGACGGTCGACGTCGACCTGCCCGTCGGCGCCGAGGGAGCACGATGA
- a CDS encoding multicopper oxidase family protein, protein MPSRRDLLRCAVVGVAVTTALGAGALAWSSTLLGEYSVMDMGAGGGSDGGHDGHGSPAGSGASTASAGVGTGAVDVTALTADPDRAPDVRVELTARQGTIDVPGGRPVEGYTVNGTSPGPELRAHQGDLVEVTFVNESVDAGATLHWHGIDVPNSADGVAGITQDAVPVGGSYVYRFEATDAGTYWYHSHQVSHEQVVGGLLGAIVIEPAAVAPASTTASTDAAHAPVAVTDVTALLHVYGGQHTLNGAAGDERVDAAPGSTVRLRVINTDQGTASVWSDAPFRVVATDGHDVNAPAEVAGQRVLIPAGGRADVAVRAPARGELVRLHTGGARSVLIGDPRAPEASAPPVPQPSTTLDLLAYGARAALDFDPTRPDRSYDYVIARRFGIIDGRPGNFWTINGRMFPDVPMFDVREGDVVVMHLRNDSGDVHPMHLHGHHVVVLSRDGVAASGSPWLVDSLDVHPGESYDIAFVADNPGIWSDHCHTLPHAVDGLVAHVMYEGVTTPFTINGDAGNRPE, encoded by the coding sequence ATGCCGTCTCGGCGTGATCTCCTGCGGTGCGCCGTCGTCGGCGTCGCGGTCACGACCGCGCTCGGCGCCGGCGCGCTCGCGTGGAGTTCCACGCTGCTCGGCGAGTACTCGGTCATGGACATGGGTGCTGGAGGCGGGAGCGACGGCGGCCACGACGGGCACGGCAGCCCGGCGGGATCGGGCGCGTCCACCGCATCCGCCGGCGTCGGAACCGGCGCCGTCGACGTCACGGCGCTCACGGCCGACCCCGACCGCGCGCCCGACGTGCGCGTCGAGCTCACCGCCCGGCAGGGCACCATCGACGTGCCCGGCGGCCGGCCGGTCGAGGGCTACACCGTGAACGGCACCTCGCCGGGGCCCGAGCTCCGCGCGCACCAGGGCGACCTCGTCGAGGTGACGTTCGTGAACGAGTCGGTCGACGCCGGGGCGACGCTGCACTGGCACGGCATCGACGTGCCCAACTCGGCCGACGGCGTCGCCGGCATCACGCAGGACGCCGTGCCCGTCGGCGGCAGCTACGTCTACCGCTTCGAGGCGACGGACGCCGGCACGTACTGGTACCACTCCCACCAGGTGTCGCACGAGCAGGTCGTCGGCGGGCTGCTCGGCGCGATCGTGATCGAGCCGGCCGCCGTCGCACCCGCCTCGACGACCGCGTCGACGGATGCCGCGCACGCGCCGGTCGCCGTGACCGACGTCACCGCCCTGCTGCACGTCTACGGCGGGCAGCACACGCTCAACGGCGCGGCCGGCGACGAGCGCGTCGACGCCGCCCCCGGATCGACCGTGCGCCTCCGCGTCATCAACACCGACCAGGGCACCGCCTCGGTGTGGTCGGATGCCCCGTTCCGCGTCGTCGCGACCGACGGGCACGACGTGAACGCGCCCGCCGAGGTCGCGGGGCAGCGCGTCCTCATCCCTGCGGGCGGCCGCGCGGATGTCGCGGTGCGGGCGCCGGCACGCGGCGAGCTTGTGCGACTGCACACGGGCGGCGCGCGCAGCGTGCTCATCGGGGACCCGCGGGCGCCGGAGGCATCCGCCCCGCCCGTGCCGCAGCCCTCGACGACGCTCGACCTGCTCGCCTACGGCGCACGGGCGGCGCTCGACTTCGACCCGACCCGGCCCGACCGCTCGTACGACTACGTCATCGCCCGGCGCTTCGGCATCATCGACGGGCGCCCGGGCAACTTCTGGACGATCAACGGGCGCATGTTCCCCGACGTGCCGATGTTCGACGTGCGCGAGGGCGACGTCGTCGTGATGCACCTGCGCAACGACTCGGGCGACGTGCACCCCATGCACCTGCACGGGCATCACGTTGTGGTGCTGTCACGTGACGGGGTCGCGGCATCCGGCAGCCCCTGGCTCGTCGACTCGCTCGACGTGCACCCGGGCGAGTCCTACGACATCGCGTTCGTCGCCGACAACCCCGGCATCTGGAGCGACCACTGCCACACGCTCCCCCATGCGGTCGACGGGCTCGTCGCGCACGTCATGTACGAGGGCGTGACGACGCCGTTCACGATCAACGGCGACGCGGGGAACCGGCCGGAGTGA
- a CDS encoding GyrI-like domain-containing protein, with protein sequence MAESTTAKYDVKREHRDLYAPSAKDFAIVEVPSMRYLAVDGHGDPNTARSYREAVQALYGVAYTVKFASKRALGRDFVVAPLEGLWWAEDPRAFAARDKGAWSWTMLIAQPDWIDDAAVAEAVAAVRAKAAKAGDPANPALDLVRLAHLTEGASAQILHVGSYEDESPTLARLHDEWMPQRGLAFNGPHHEIYLSDPGRTAPEKLKTVLRQPVRPA encoded by the coding sequence ATGGCCGAGTCGACGACTGCGAAGTACGACGTCAAGCGCGAGCACCGCGACCTCTACGCGCCCTCGGCGAAGGACTTCGCGATCGTCGAGGTGCCGTCGATGCGGTACCTCGCCGTCGACGGGCACGGCGATCCGAACACCGCGCGGTCGTACCGGGAGGCGGTGCAGGCCCTCTACGGCGTGGCGTACACCGTGAAGTTCGCCAGCAAGCGGGCCCTCGGGCGCGACTTCGTCGTCGCCCCGCTCGAGGGACTCTGGTGGGCCGAGGACCCGCGCGCGTTCGCGGCACGCGACAAGGGCGCCTGGAGCTGGACGATGCTCATCGCCCAGCCCGACTGGATCGACGACGCCGCGGTCGCCGAGGCCGTGGCCGCGGTGCGCGCGAAGGCGGCGAAGGCCGGCGACCCGGCGAACCCGGCGCTCGACCTCGTGCGCCTCGCGCACCTGACCGAGGGCGCATCGGCGCAGATCCTGCACGTCGGCTCGTACGAGGACGAGTCGCCGACGCTCGCGCGGCTGCACGACGAGTGGATGCCGCAGCGCGGCCTCGCCTTCAACGGACCGCACCACGAGATCTACCTCAGCGACCCGGGTCGCACCGCGCCCGAGAAGTTGAAGACCGTGCTGCGCCAGCCGGTGCGGCCGGCCTGA
- a CDS encoding TetR/AcrR family transcriptional regulator, producing MSRRQYDATRRREQAAGTRRRIIDAAARLFVERGYAGTTIPAIAAEAGVAVETVYRSASGKAGLLADAVHAAVAGGTERAEVPVRERPAIRRIDEEPDPARQLQLYAATQPGIWSRVGPLLRVLDAAANGDASLVDLRDRLAAERRHGLRDGFGRMLAGRGVLREGMTAERAGDIVYAVCGRANYEALVGDCGWSEAEYEAWLAETLVAALLPPTMHPTT from the coding sequence GTGTCAAGACGCCAGTACGACGCCACGCGTCGACGCGAGCAGGCGGCCGGCACGCGCCGTCGGATCATCGACGCCGCCGCGCGGCTGTTCGTGGAGCGCGGGTACGCGGGCACCACGATCCCCGCGATCGCCGCGGAGGCGGGCGTGGCCGTCGAGACGGTCTACCGGTCGGCGAGCGGCAAGGCCGGACTGCTGGCCGACGCGGTGCATGCCGCCGTCGCGGGCGGCACCGAGCGCGCCGAGGTTCCGGTGCGCGAGCGACCGGCGATCCGGCGGATCGACGAGGAACCCGACCCGGCGCGTCAGTTGCAGCTCTACGCGGCGACGCAGCCCGGGATCTGGTCCCGCGTCGGCCCGCTCCTCCGCGTCCTCGACGCCGCGGCGAACGGCGACGCCTCGCTCGTCGACCTGCGCGATCGCCTCGCCGCGGAGCGGCGACACGGGCTGCGCGACGGGTTCGGGCGCATGCTCGCCGGGCGCGGCGTGCTGCGCGAGGGCATGACGGCCGAACGCGCCGGCGATATCGTCTACGCGGTGTGCGGTCGGGCCAACTACGAGGCACTGGTCGGCGACTGCGGCTGGAGCGAAGCGGAGTACGAGGCCTGGCTCGCGGAGACGCTCGTCGCCGCGCTCCTCCCGCCGACGATGCATCCCACGACCTGA
- a CDS encoding FAD-binding oxidoreductase, translating into MTIEIGIRIEPAADAADLAAVAEARGLDLVVVGARRDVDHAPLDPWTTAAWLAGRTARIAVGVDEPARAPRGAAFGLRDEAPDPRDAERPIASVIGRAHDSLDVLAPSRLLGAGAPSTAGAGGGGRADAASPPPWRTAPAGATLDDLTALAADGVPVVVPADTPADVERIAALAEELRGLAPSRPSRSAAARARRAAGIDYDGVPESLMDAAVEPGDAAYRSVSSTYLRGGAPGLVLRPRTVDEVADALAFARRHPDLALGIRSGGHGISGRSTSRGGLVIDVGRMNTIEVLDRERRLVRIGPGATWKQVAAALHPFGWALGSGDYGGVGVGGLATAGGIGLLSRQHGLTIDHLRAVELVLADGRSVRASADEHPDLFWAVRGAGANFGIATAFEFEVDEVDDVGWAKLALVTPDLEGSLLDFGRIASTAARDTTAFLVTGRPQEGQSVIQLFAIVDDADPEVVVERLTPFTGVGVLAQQEAAVVPYRDVMAQAADVGPDGHRGFGEPVSRSAFLPVLTPEFAADAAALLETGLVHFFELRTMGGAIADVASDAMAFPHRSPAFQVTAMGADAAALTAGWDGLRHHFDGLYLSFETDRSPERLLDAFPEPVLGRLRALKRRYDPENRFRDNFNIDPTVAAASVGSHETRWEAAS; encoded by the coding sequence ATGACCATCGAGATCGGAATCCGGATCGAGCCGGCCGCCGACGCGGCCGACCTGGCCGCCGTCGCCGAGGCGAGAGGGCTCGACCTCGTCGTCGTCGGCGCGCGACGCGACGTCGACCATGCGCCGCTCGACCCATGGACGACCGCCGCCTGGCTGGCCGGCCGCACGGCGCGCATCGCGGTCGGCGTCGACGAGCCCGCGCGGGCTCCGCGCGGCGCGGCGTTCGGCCTGCGCGACGAGGCGCCCGACCCGCGCGACGCCGAACGCCCGATCGCGAGCGTCATCGGCCGCGCCCACGACAGCCTCGACGTCCTCGCACCCTCGCGGCTCCTCGGGGCCGGGGCGCCCAGCACGGCGGGCGCCGGCGGCGGTGGTCGTGCGGATGCCGCGAGCCCACCGCCGTGGCGCACCGCACCGGCCGGCGCGACCCTCGACGACCTGACCGCGCTCGCCGCCGACGGCGTCCCCGTCGTCGTGCCGGCGGACACGCCCGCCGACGTGGAGCGCATCGCCGCGCTCGCCGAGGAGCTCCGCGGGCTCGCGCCGTCCCGGCCCAGTCGCTCGGCGGCGGCACGCGCCCGCCGCGCGGCCGGCATCGACTACGACGGCGTCCCCGAATCGCTCATGGACGCCGCGGTGGAGCCGGGCGATGCGGCGTACCGCAGCGTCTCATCGACCTACCTGCGGGGCGGCGCGCCCGGCCTGGTGCTCCGCCCGCGCACGGTCGACGAGGTGGCCGACGCGCTCGCGTTCGCGCGTCGTCACCCCGACCTGGCGCTCGGCATCCGCAGCGGCGGCCACGGCATCAGCGGCCGTTCGACGAGCCGCGGCGGCCTCGTCATCGACGTCGGTCGTATGAATACGATCGAGGTGCTGGACCGCGAACGGCGGCTCGTGCGCATCGGACCGGGCGCGACGTGGAAGCAGGTGGCCGCGGCGCTGCATCCGTTCGGCTGGGCGCTCGGGTCGGGCGACTACGGCGGCGTGGGCGTCGGCGGGCTCGCGACGGCGGGCGGCATCGGCCTGCTCTCGCGGCAGCACGGGCTCACGATCGACCACCTGCGCGCGGTCGAGCTCGTGCTCGCCGACGGGAGGAGCGTGCGGGCCTCCGCCGACGAGCACCCCGATCTGTTCTGGGCCGTGCGGGGCGCCGGTGCGAACTTCGGCATCGCGACGGCCTTCGAGTTCGAGGTCGACGAGGTCGACGACGTCGGCTGGGCGAAGCTCGCGCTCGTCACGCCCGACCTCGAGGGCAGCCTGCTCGACTTCGGACGCATCGCGAGCACGGCGGCTCGCGACACCACGGCGTTCCTCGTGACCGGGCGCCCGCAGGAGGGGCAGTCGGTGATCCAGCTCTTCGCGATCGTCGACGACGCCGATCCCGAGGTCGTCGTCGAGCGGCTCACGCCGTTCACGGGCGTCGGCGTGCTGGCCCAGCAGGAGGCCGCCGTCGTGCCGTACCGCGACGTGATGGCGCAGGCCGCCGACGTCGGACCCGACGGGCACCGCGGCTTCGGCGAGCCGGTGTCGCGCTCGGCGTTCCTCCCGGTGCTCACGCCCGAGTTCGCAGCGGATGCCGCGGCGCTCCTCGAGACCGGCCTCGTGCACTTCTTCGAGCTCCGCACGATGGGCGGGGCGATCGCCGACGTCGCGTCCGACGCCATGGCGTTCCCGCACCGGTCGCCCGCCTTCCAGGTGACCGCGATGGGGGCCGACGCCGCCGCGCTCACCGCCGGGTGGGACGGCCTGCGGCACCACTTCGACGGGCTCTACCTGAGCTTCGAGACCGACCGCAGCCCCGAGCGGCTGCTCGACGCGTTCCCCGAGCCCGTGCTCGGCCGGCTGCGTGCCCTGAAGCGCCGGTACGACCCGGAGAACCGCTTCCGCGACAACTTCAACATCGACCCGACGGTCGCCGCGGCATCCGTCGGATCTCACGAGACCCGCTGGGAGGCGGCATCATGA
- a CDS encoding GAF domain-containing sensor histidine kinase, with translation MNRRWVCLALLGPIGVAALVYIVVVRGFIEADADHGLAWPILGALPLFVLGMWLLTVTRSLIAVLIALAATAILVGSAYETFLFRNIEIMAEPWFPLFNLIGLTSDAVATSAFLIVFATFPDGTVEHRWQRIAVGFLWTPLLMGPLTLLTTPHVVMSPWIGISGEGIPNPYVVPWLEWAEPIVTVMFFQAWPAVILGLVVLGTRALFGTPAVRARTRVMAITIAAAAAAFAIWPILPWPEVGQFIVYGALVALPIAAVHGIFKYGAFDVALGDGGRNAARSANLLITVFYAIAVATPAILLSGRIRVVPAVIITTLVAVALLPVRSWVQRWIHRRLFGDRERQLELLGELGASLEEAGEPRDLLTRLAEAVRDGLGAAWVRIRLATPEGALAASPVGVAGEADPSTEPALTADLVRGDETLGRIEVGPRHHGEYNDAERMLLRTVAGQAAASVANVRLTAQLAEQLVELTASRERLVAAQDDERRRLERDLHDGIQQNVVAQIAGLRLARNRLQRGELTPAELNELQDQARETLTDLRELAQGIHPPVLSDNGLVAAVESGVARFPIPLSVEADAAVRAERYPDDVETTAYYVVREALANTAKHANATHASVELARSNGHLRIAITDDGCGIGASATEAATAAAASHGGLANIRDRVAALRGTVRVAPADGSASGTTVLVDLPVGDRVG, from the coding sequence GTGAACCGCAGGTGGGTGTGCCTGGCGTTGCTCGGCCCGATCGGGGTCGCCGCCCTCGTCTACATCGTCGTCGTGCGGGGATTCATCGAGGCCGACGCCGACCACGGGCTCGCGTGGCCGATCCTCGGCGCGCTGCCGCTGTTCGTCCTCGGGATGTGGCTCCTCACCGTGACGAGGTCGCTCATCGCCGTGCTCATCGCGCTCGCCGCGACGGCGATCCTCGTCGGTTCCGCCTACGAGACCTTCCTCTTCCGCAACATCGAGATCATGGCGGAGCCGTGGTTCCCGCTCTTCAACCTGATCGGCCTGACCTCGGACGCCGTCGCGACCTCGGCGTTCCTCATCGTGTTCGCGACGTTCCCCGACGGCACCGTCGAGCACCGGTGGCAGCGGATCGCCGTCGGCTTCCTGTGGACCCCGCTGCTCATGGGGCCGCTGACGCTCCTCACCACGCCGCATGTCGTGATGTCGCCGTGGATCGGCATCAGCGGTGAGGGCATCCCCAACCCCTACGTCGTGCCCTGGCTGGAGTGGGCGGAGCCCATCGTCACCGTCATGTTCTTCCAGGCGTGGCCCGCCGTGATCCTCGGGCTCGTCGTGCTCGGCACCCGCGCACTGTTCGGGACGCCGGCGGTGCGGGCGCGGACGCGGGTCATGGCGATCACGATCGCCGCGGCCGCGGCGGCGTTCGCGATCTGGCCGATCCTCCCGTGGCCCGAGGTCGGGCAGTTCATCGTCTACGGGGCGCTCGTCGCCCTGCCGATCGCCGCCGTGCACGGCATCTTCAAGTACGGCGCGTTCGACGTCGCGCTCGGCGACGGCGGGCGCAATGCCGCGCGCTCCGCGAACCTGCTCATCACGGTCTTCTACGCCATCGCGGTCGCGACGCCGGCGATCCTCCTGTCGGGGCGGATCCGGGTCGTGCCCGCGGTCATCATCACGACCCTGGTCGCGGTCGCCCTGCTGCCCGTGCGCAGCTGGGTGCAGCGGTGGATCCACCGCCGGCTCTTCGGCGACCGCGAGCGGCAGCTCGAGCTCCTCGGCGAACTCGGCGCGAGCCTCGAGGAGGCCGGCGAGCCGCGCGACCTGCTCACCCGGCTCGCCGAGGCCGTGCGCGACGGCCTGGGAGCCGCATGGGTGCGGATCCGGTTGGCGACGCCCGAGGGCGCGCTCGCCGCGTCGCCCGTCGGGGTGGCGGGCGAGGCCGACCCGTCGACCGAGCCGGCGCTCACCGCCGACCTGGTTCGCGGCGACGAGACGCTCGGCCGCATCGAGGTGGGTCCGCGTCATCACGGCGAGTACAACGACGCCGAGCGGATGCTGCTGCGCACCGTCGCGGGCCAGGCCGCGGCATCCGTGGCCAACGTGCGCCTCACCGCGCAGCTCGCCGAGCAGCTCGTGGAGCTGACCGCGTCGCGCGAGCGGCTCGTGGCCGCGCAGGACGACGAGCGCCGTCGCCTCGAGCGCGACCTGCACGACGGGATCCAGCAGAACGTGGTCGCCCAGATCGCGGGACTGCGCCTCGCCCGCAACCGCTTGCAGCGCGGGGAGCTCACGCCCGCCGAGCTCAACGAGCTGCAGGACCAGGCCCGCGAGACGCTCACCGACCTGCGCGAGCTGGCGCAGGGCATCCACCCGCCGGTGCTGAGCGACAACGGGCTCGTCGCCGCCGTGGAGTCGGGCGTCGCCCGGTTCCCGATCCCGCTCTCGGTCGAGGCGGATGCCGCGGTGCGCGCCGAGCGCTATCCCGACGACGTCGAGACCACGGCGTACTACGTCGTGCGCGAGGCGCTCGCGAACACCGCCAAGCACGCGAACGCGACGCACGCGTCGGTCGAGCTCGCCCGGTCGAACGGGCACCTGCGCATCGCGATCACCGACGACGGCTGCGGCATCGGCGCGTCGGCGACGGAGGCCGCGACGGCCGCAGCGGCGTCGCACGGCGGGCTCGCGAACATCCGCGACCGCGTCGCCGCGCTGCGCGGGACCGTGCGGGTCGCGCCGGCCGACGGATCGGCGAGCGGAACGACCGTGCTCGTGGACCTGCCGGTGGGTGATCGCGTTGGATGA